One segment of Methanobrevibacter wolinii SH DNA contains the following:
- the hmdB gene encoding 5,10-methenyltetrahydromethanopterin hydrogenase cofactor biosynthesis protein HmdB, with amino-acid sequence MIDEILSKVKNNEELTDSELLELFEIDNESNLKKLLKVASDIRSQNYNEIKLTSTIHLTNKCLIEPKCKYCGFAAKTSSHGYYNAFYKSNEEILEAAKCVEKSGIPRISCSGGYGYKGKQGVNAVKIIKENTNLETLVNVGADLNEKSVNQLKEYNADTICINLETTNKELFKKLKPGDSLEDRINACEMVCNAGLELSSGLLIGVGESYQDRINHLRFLKRFKTLGEIPIMGFHPYKDTPMENVPVCPVDEQLKTIAITRILYPKIRITAPTPTIGPENVEYSLNAGASNLATVIPEDYPLYVRGVGSPEYGNLTEVVNVIDSLGLGVEGNIAVAAK; translated from the coding sequence ATGATAGACGAAATACTTAGTAAAGTTAAAAATAATGAGGAGCTAACAGATAGTGAACTTCTTGAGCTTTTCGAAATAGATAATGAAAGTAATTTGAAAAAGTTATTGAAAGTAGCATCAGATATTCGTAGTCAAAATTATAATGAAATTAAACTTACTTCTACAATACATTTAACAAATAAATGTCTTATTGAACCAAAATGTAAATATTGTGGATTTGCTGCAAAAACATCAAGCCATGGTTATTACAATGCATTTTACAAATCAAATGAAGAAATTTTAGAAGCTGCAAAATGTGTTGAAAAATCAGGTATCCCTAGAATAAGTTGTTCTGGAGGATACGGATATAAAGGTAAACAAGGAGTAAATGCAGTGAAAATCATTAAAGAAAATACAAACCTTGAAACCCTTGTAAATGTTGGAGCAGATCTCAATGAAAAATCAGTAAATCAATTAAAAGAATATAATGCAGACACCATATGTATTAATCTTGAAACAACTAATAAAGAATTATTTAAAAAATTAAAACCTGGTGACAGTTTGGAAGATAGGATTAATGCTTGTGAAATGGTTTGTAATGCAGGTTTAGAATTATCTTCAGGTTTACTTATAGGAGTCGGAGAATCTTATCAAGATAGAATTAACCATCTTAGATTCTTAAAAAGATTTAAAACACTTGGAGAAATTCCAATTATGGGATTTCACCCATATAAAGATACTCCAATGGAAAATGTTCCAGTATGCCCTGTTGATGAACAATTAAAAACCATTGCAATTACTCGTATTTTATATCCAAAAATTAGAATCACAGCACCAACCCCAACAATTGGTCCTGAAAATGTAGAATATTCTCTTAATGCTGGAGCAAGTAATTTAGCTACAGTAATTCCAGAAGATTACCCATTATATGTAAGAGGAGTTGGATCACCAGAGTATGGTAATTTAACAGAAGTTGTTAATGTTATTGATAGTCTTGGTCTTGGAGTAGAAGGAAATATAGCAGTTGCTGCTAAATAA
- a CDS encoding tetratricopeptide repeat protein: MDRYQGWKWYDSLLILILIVAIIYCIFIIANYIMGIVCLALIFIIFSSFSREIDIYLANKYKNKKDYNKALNYCNKVLNKTPNYVYAIIEKASIYEAMGKNDEAFKLYESAIVEDDALYLPWEMKGILYKKLNMDYEAEKSFEKAKFLKLKKNEEKLGFKLLQRLYFGKKDN; the protein is encoded by the coding sequence ATGGATAGATATCAAGGATGGAAATGGTATGATAGTTTACTTATATTAATTTTAATTGTTGCTATAATTTATTGTATTTTTATTATAGCTAATTATATTATGGGAATTGTTTGTTTAGCTTTAATTTTTATTATATTTTCATCTTTTTCTAGAGAAATTGATATTTATCTTGCAAATAAATATAAAAATAAAAAAGATTATAATAAAGCATTAAATTATTGTAATAAAGTTCTAAATAAAACACCGAATTATGTTTATGCTATTATTGAGAAAGCTTCTATTTATGAAGCTATGGGAAAAAATGATGAAGCTTTTAAATTATATGAATCTGCAATAGTTGAAGATGATGCTTTATATCTTCCTTGGGAAATGAAAGGAATTTTATATAAAAAATTAAACATGGATTATGAAGCAGAAAAATCTTTTGAAAAAGCTAAGTTTTTAAAATTAAAGAAAAATGAAGAAAAGTTAGGTTTTAAATTATTGCAAAGATTATATTTTGGTAAAAAAGATAATTAA
- the cbiQ gene encoding cobalt ECF transporter T component CbiQ, which translates to MNITEAVDLDVISGQNSPIHNMEGRIKLIITLIIIIYCVASNQLLGPIVMEIFLLVAMYLANLSFKTCFKRIMLLLPFAGAIIVFQPFIHTGNIIWQSPISWIHITDLGVNWTIILSVRLIVCLTAIVLLSSTSPMQEIVQSLRKLGMPRDIAMILSIMVRFLFIFIDELESIRTSQKSRNFDIHSSITPYKWRVKQVGYTIGMMFLKAYEKGETTFFSMMSRCYSDKSDLYKVRQSMGNPEYFYIGILIVLILIVQIVLFTMSNQIGILGTVLYTR; encoded by the coding sequence ATGAATATTACAGAAGCAGTAGATTTAGATGTAATTTCTGGACAAAATTCACCTATTCATAATATGGAAGGTAGAATTAAACTTATTATTACATTAATTATAATTATTTATTGTGTTGCTTCAAATCAACTTCTTGGCCCTATAGTCATGGAAATATTTTTATTAGTGGCTATGTATCTTGCAAATTTATCTTTTAAAACTTGTTTTAAAAGGATCATGTTGTTATTACCTTTTGCAGGAGCAATTATTGTTTTTCAACCATTTATCCATACAGGTAATATTATATGGCAAAGTCCTATTTCATGGATTCATATTACTGATTTAGGTGTTAATTGGACTATTATTTTAAGTGTAAGATTAATTGTTTGCTTAACTGCAATTGTTCTTTTATCATCTACAAGTCCTATGCAAGAAATTGTACAATCTCTTAGAAAACTTGGAATGCCAAGGGATATTGCAATGATTCTTTCAATTATGGTAAGATTTTTATTTATTTTTATTGATGAATTAGAATCAATTAGAACAAGTCAAAAATCTCGAAATTTTGATATTCATAGTTCAATAACTCCATATAAATGGCGTGTAAAACAAGTAGGTTATACAATTGGAATGATGTTTTTAAAAGCATATGAAAAAGGAGAAACAACCTTCTTCAGTATGATGTCACGTTGTTATTCTGATAAATCCGATTTATATAAAGTACGTCAATCTATGGGGAATCCTGAGTATTTTTACATAGGTATTTTAATTGTTTTAATTTTAATTGTGCAAATAGTTTTATTTACTATGTCTAATCAAATTGGAATTTTAGGAACTGTATTATATACAAGATAA
- the radB gene encoding DNA repair and recombination protein RadB, with amino-acid sequence MKTLAKINKNEKIPTNSSIDEILNGGLEKGIITQIFGPPGSGKTNISLQLSVEVGKKGKKVVYIDTEGGISIDRIQQIAKDSFEEVANNIIILEPTTFEEQEEDIIIIESWLKKNKENVDLLILDSAVALYRVDERKSSKLNKSLGRQMGLLAKIARKYNIAILITNQIYAAFGDEENKPEIRAVGGTTLQYWSKVIIQLERTEMKSQRLATIKRHNTLPEGKIVNFLITEDGIK; translated from the coding sequence ATGAAAACACTTGCAAAAATAAATAAAAATGAAAAAATACCTACAAATTCATCAATTGATGAAATATTAAACGGAGGACTTGAAAAAGGAATTATTACACAAATATTCGGTCCACCAGGATCAGGAAAAACAAATATATCCTTACAATTATCTGTAGAAGTAGGAAAAAAAGGTAAAAAAGTAGTATATATTGATACAGAAGGTGGAATCTCCATTGATAGAATACAACAAATAGCTAAAGATTCCTTTGAAGAAGTTGCAAATAACATCATAATATTAGAACCTACTACCTTTGAAGAACAAGAAGAAGATATAATAATTATTGAATCTTGGTTAAAGAAAAATAAAGAGAATGTAGATTTATTAATACTTGACTCTGCTGTAGCATTATATAGAGTAGATGAAAGAAAATCTTCTAAATTAAATAAAAGTTTAGGAAGACAAATGGGACTACTTGCAAAAATAGCTCGTAAATACAATATCGCAATTTTAATTACAAATCAAATTTATGCTGCATTTGGAGATGAAGAGAATAAACCGGAAATTAGAGCTGTAGGTGGAACTACATTACAATATTGGAGCAAAGTCATTATACAATTAGAAAGAACTGAAATGAAAAGTCAAAGACTTGCAACAATAAAAAGACATAATACACTTCCTGAAGGAAAAATTGTAAATTTCTTAATTACAGAAGATGGAATAAAATAG
- a CDS encoding thiamine biosynthesis protein ThiF gives MSDKIQKAEDAKVPKGTVDLIGFGRLGLRIGINLIQVHRGGPKVINVFDGQKISNGDIIFHLNGGKVGQYKGELLKELCKHDPDFRAVNNYNEDITDENIDKIQGDVVAIQIAGGDTIPTAAKIIKKAHENGATVIGTGGIFGIGEEEITVKDISEFDDSNPVINALRKEGINKNYKIISTNRFIRDNVPITPYVLDKVANTITREILKAL, from the coding sequence ATGAGTGACAAAATTCAAAAAGCAGAAGATGCAAAAGTTCCAAAAGGAACAGTTGATTTAATAGGTTTTGGAAGATTAGGTCTTAGAATTGGAATTAATCTTATACAAGTACATAGAGGAGGACCAAAAGTAATCAATGTATTTGATGGTCAAAAAATTTCAAATGGAGATATTATATTCCATTTAAATGGTGGAAAAGTTGGACAATACAAAGGAGAATTATTAAAAGAACTTTGTAAACATGACCCTGATTTTAGAGCAGTTAATAATTATAATGAAGATATAACTGATGAAAATATTGATAAAATTCAAGGAGATGTAGTTGCTATCCAAATAGCTGGTGGTGATACTATTCCTACAGCAGCAAAAATCATTAAAAAAGCTCATGAAAATGGAGCTACTGTAATCGGAACTGGAGGAATTTTTGGAATTGGTGAAGAAGAAATTACTGTAAAAGACATTTCTGAATTTGATGATTCAAACCCTGTAATTAATGCACTTAGAAAAGAAGGAATTAATAAAAATTATAAAATTATTAGTACAAATAGATTTATTCGTGATAATGTTCCAATTACTCCTTATGTTTTAGACAAAGTAGCTAATACTATTACAAGAGAAATCTTAAAAGCATTATAA
- a CDS encoding Nif3-like dinuclear metal center hexameric protein — protein sequence MKAFDLFNKIDEMIPKELALKNDDIGYHGQLNPKNLDIKDIKIMMDLYPEYDTYNKDTLIITHHPPKFNPKTPNYTIHSNWDIIDGGANDALAESLNLKVIDYFDKTTKIGRICKGNTDINKLLLKIDSNFRIKKNNNDINSVRVVNYKDTIIKNIAVISGFGLNNLEYIKLAKKLNMDLLISGDLTQAGAVLARNIGISIIDTNHHSCEIPGLIKLEKTIKKIGIPTEIIDIGLPWKDINLNSIKNKEDD from the coding sequence ATGAAAGCTTTTGATTTATTTAATAAAATCGATGAAATGATTCCTAAAGAATTAGCATTAAAAAATGATGATATTGGATATCATGGCCAATTAAATCCAAAAAATTTAGATATAAAAGATATTAAAATTATGATGGATTTATATCCAGAATATGATACCTATAACAAAGATACATTAATTATCACACACCACCCTCCAAAATTTAATCCAAAAACCCCTAATTATACAATACATTCAAATTGGGATATTATTGATGGTGGTGCAAATGATGCTCTTGCAGAATCATTAAATCTTAAAGTTATAGATTATTTTGATAAAACTACAAAAATTGGTCGTATTTGTAAAGGAAACACAGATATAAATAAATTACTTTTAAAAATAGACAGTAATTTCAGAATTAAAAAAAATAATAATGATATTAATTCTGTTAGAGTAGTAAATTATAAAGACACAATAATTAAAAACATTGCAGTAATTTCAGGATTTGGATTAAATAATTTAGAATATATAAAATTAGCAAAAAAACTTAATATGGATTTATTAATCTCTGGAGACTTAACACAAGCTGGAGCAGTACTTGCTCGTAATATTGGAATAAGTATAATTGATACAAACCACCATAGCTGTGAAATTCCAGGTTTAATAAAATTAGAAAAAACAATAAAAAAAATAGGTATTCCTACAGAAATCATTGATATAGGATTACCTTGGAAAGATATAAACTTAAATTCAATTAAAAATAAAGAAGATGATTAA
- a CDS encoding FeGP cofactor biosynthesis protein HcgF family protein, whose translation MIKIATAECFTHGVIARQIHNLAQNYYGDFGADKNLIKQINNDINENYDFTNLSISCGLFIPTLEAVKKVLKVENPPKPYKLIKGIKVYNEEDDKKVARIMGQAVKEISDADIGIGTTAGIGRGGIAIITNKYDIISTTNVYADLIECDCDKLSKRQKDGVKKTIEILIYILNGKINQLNKDFNNIEIYKK comes from the coding sequence ATGATAAAAATAGCAACAGCAGAATGTTTTACACATGGAGTTATAGCTCGTCAAATTCATAATCTTGCTCAAAATTATTATGGGGATTTTGGTGCTGATAAAAATCTTATAAAACAAATTAATAATGATATTAATGAAAATTATGATTTTACAAATCTTAGTATAAGCTGTGGACTATTTATTCCAACACTTGAAGCAGTTAAAAAAGTATTAAAAGTTGAAAATCCTCCAAAACCTTATAAATTAATAAAAGGTATTAAAGTATATAATGAAGAAGATGATAAAAAAGTAGCAAGAATTATGGGTCAAGCAGTAAAAGAAATAAGTGATGCTGATATTGGTATTGGTACTACTGCAGGTATTGGTAGAGGAGGAATTGCAATAATTACTAATAAATATGATATTATAAGTACAACTAATGTTTATGCTGATCTTATTGAATGTGATTGTGATAAACTAAGTAAAAGGCAAAAAGATGGGGTAAAAAAAACCATAGAAATTTTAATTTATATATTAAATGGAAAAATAAATCAATTGAATAAAGACTTTAATAATATTGAAATATATAAAAAATAA
- the cbiM gene encoding cobalt transporter CbiM: MHIPDGFIPLWQCAIYYVILIIALYFATKWAKNNLDEKRIPLMAVLAAGIFAIMSMNMPIPFGTSGHMVGGTLIAIVFMAPEACVLVFFVVLLIQALLFGDGGITTLGANVLNMGIIGGFVGLYTFKGLKNFIGKYPAIGVGAWLATFIAAEACAIEMAIAGTFPLTLGLASMGLYHAFIGVIEAILTIIVIYVLEKYRPDLLVWNRKGEA, from the coding sequence ATGCATATACCAGATGGTTTTATTCCTCTATGGCAATGTGCAATATATTATGTAATTTTAATTATTGCATTATACTTTGCAACTAAATGGGCTAAAAATAATTTAGATGAAAAACGTATTCCTTTAATGGCAGTATTAGCTGCAGGTATTTTTGCAATTATGTCTATGAATATGCCAATTCCATTTGGTACTAGTGGACATATGGTTGGAGGTACCTTGATTGCTATTGTATTCATGGCTCCAGAAGCATGTGTTTTAGTATTTTTCGTTGTATTACTTATACAAGCATTACTCTTTGGAGATGGTGGAATTACTACTCTTGGAGCTAATGTTTTAAATATGGGTATTATTGGTGGTTTTGTTGGTTTATATACATTTAAAGGTTTAAAAAATTTCATTGGAAAATATCCTGCAATTGGGGTTGGAGCATGGCTTGCAACATTTATAGCTGCTGAAGCTTGTGCTATTGAAATGGCTATAGCAGGTACATTCCCACTTACTCTTGGACTTGCTTCTATGGGATTATATCACGCATTTATAGGCGTGATTGAAGCAATTTTAACAATTATTGTAATTTATGTCTTAGAAAAATACAGACCCGATTTATTAGTTTGGAATAGAAAAGGTGAGGCGTAA
- a CDS encoding PDGLE domain-containing protein — protein sequence MDKKTKYLIIVGIVFCVVIACLSPFIASGNPDGLEKSAEDSNVPDSVEHSYINVIMPDYTIGDSAIGEIAALIIGGIITLCLGYGLAYIVRKSN from the coding sequence ATGGATAAAAAAACTAAATACCTTATTATTGTAGGTATAGTATTCTGTGTTGTTATTGCATGTTTATCTCCATTTATAGCATCTGGAAACCCTGATGGTCTTGAAAAATCTGCAGAAGATTCAAATGTTCCAGATTCTGTTGAACATTCTTATATTAATGTAATTATGCCAGATTATACTATTGGAGATAGTGCTATTGGAGAGATTGCTGCTTTAATCATTGGTGGAATTATTACTCTCTGTTTAGGTTATGGTTTAGCTTACATTGTTAGGAAAAGTAATTAG
- a CDS encoding SAM-dependent methyltransferase HcgC family protein: MTELENKSIKELNYHTGISNEVLTIVSKIKVIDIINYITKIKTESVVNWIKTLKKNNDINSKDKLIVVGTYFTGLGIIKALNKEFEKIILIDIYPHLEELLYTSIGGEELKKGNIEFSSDLKDIYKGDIIIDTTGFGGLNPEQSSKIKCKAFLIEDPTAEDNDILLKNKNNIHERLNLVNANKKAYIKTKGLNTKTSGTMTFTIKILNKSINDALNEDGVLYSAAEMTFYEDIIFKEKDIKKFIKIATRNAIKVSSIKLLNVDKLIKNNLEKLESNIIEC; encoded by the coding sequence ATGACAGAACTTGAAAATAAAAGTATAAAAGAACTAAATTATCATACTGGAATAAGTAATGAAGTATTAACAATAGTCTCAAAAATTAAAGTAATAGATATTATAAATTATATTACCAAAATAAAAACTGAAAGTGTAGTTAATTGGATTAAAACTTTAAAAAAGAATAATGATATAAATTCAAAAGATAAATTAATTGTTGTTGGAACATATTTTACTGGTCTAGGAATCATAAAAGCATTAAATAAAGAATTTGAAAAAATTATTCTTATTGATATATATCCTCATCTTGAAGAATTATTATATACTTCTATTGGAGGAGAAGAATTAAAAAAAGGAAATATAGAATTCTCTTCTGATTTAAAAGATATTTATAAAGGAGATATAATAATTGATACTACAGGATTTGGAGGATTAAATCCAGAACAATCAAGTAAAATTAAATGTAAAGCCTTTTTAATAGAAGATCCTACAGCTGAAGATAATGATATTCTACTTAAAAATAAAAATAATATACATGAAAGATTAAATCTTGTTAATGCTAATAAAAAAGCATATATAAAAACAAAAGGTTTAAACACAAAAACATCAGGTACAATGACATTTACAATAAAAATACTAAATAAAAGTATTAACGATGCATTAAATGAAGATGGAGTACTTTATAGTGCAGCAGAAATGACATTTTATGAAGATATTATCTTTAAAGAAAAAGATATTAAAAAATTCATTAAAATAGCTACTAGAAATGCAATAAAAGTATCAAGTATTAAATTATTAAATGTTGATAAACTCATTAAAAATAATCTAGAAAAATTAGAAAGTAATATTATTGAATGCTAA
- the hmd gene encoding 5,10-methenyltetrahydromethanopterin hydrogenase: protein MKVAILGVGCYRTHAASGITNFSRACEVAEKVNKPEIAMTHSTIEMGAELLNLAGVDEVVVSDPVFENGLTIIDDFAYEDVIAAHKEDPEKIMPQIREKVKEVAKDLPTPPKGAIHFTNPEDLGMTTTTDDKAAVEDADWVMTWLPKGDMQKGIIEKFADAIPENAIITHACTIPTPMFKGIFDDLGRSDLNVCSYHPGAVPEMKGQAYISEGYASDEAVKTLLDLGTKARGNAYTLPANLLGPVCDMCSALTAITYAGILGYRDTVTQVLGAPAGFAQMMAAESLKQVTALMEDVGIDKMEDSLNPAALLGTADSMNFGPTAEILPTVLEALGKRGQ from the coding sequence ATGAAAGTAGCAATTTTAGGTGTTGGATGTTACAGAACTCACGCTGCAAGTGGAATTACAAACTTCTCAAGAGCATGTGAGGTAGCTGAAAAAGTAAATAAACCAGAAATAGCAATGACTCACTCAACTATTGAAATGGGTGCAGAATTATTAAATCTTGCTGGTGTAGATGAAGTAGTAGTATCTGATCCAGTATTTGAAAATGGATTAACTATTATTGACGATTTTGCTTATGAAGATGTAATTGCAGCTCACAAAGAAGATCCTGAAAAAATCATGCCACAAATTAGGGAAAAAGTTAAAGAAGTAGCTAAAGATTTACCTACTCCACCAAAAGGTGCAATCCACTTTACTAACCCAGAAGATTTAGGTATGACTACTACTACTGATGATAAAGCAGCAGTAGAAGATGCTGATTGGGTAATGACCTGGTTACCAAAAGGAGATATGCAAAAAGGAATTATTGAAAAATTCGCAGATGCTATCCCAGAAAATGCAATTATTACTCACGCATGTACTATTCCTACCCCAATGTTTAAAGGTATCTTTGATGACTTAGGACGTAGCGACTTAAACGTTTGTTCTTACCACCCAGGAGCTGTTCCTGAAATGAAAGGACAAGCTTACATTTCTGAAGGTTACGCATCTGATGAAGCTGTAAAAACTTTATTAGACTTAGGTACTAAAGCTAGAGGAAACGCATACACCTTACCTGCAAACTTACTTGGTCCTGTATGTGATATGTGTTCCGCATTAACTGCTATTACTTACGCAGGTATCTTAGGATACAGGGATACTGTAACTCAAGTTTTAGGAGCTCCAGCTGGATTTGCTCAAATGATGGCTGCAGAATCCTTAAAACAAGTTACTGCTCTTATGGAAGATGTTGGTATTGATAAAATGGAAGACAGTTTAAACCCAGCTGCATTATTAGGTACTGCTGATTCAATGAATTTCGGTCCTACTGCAGAAATTTTACCAACAGTCTTAGAAGCATTAGGTAAAAGAGGACAATAA
- a CDS encoding DUF3236 domain-containing protein — protein sequence MAFEEIIKNATEESINGTRTGDTIREVQAIQRYIKNAKKIVIPNKNGIKVKVINKVLNEYNLPKAEYLKINTNFADSDRYPAIAKGLLAVDQSDADLIIARGRLGLPGSGSLLIFMDNKGRILTSGSSPSHAISKINIEDAVYNETVEALEKIGFSKSQKQ from the coding sequence ATGGCTTTTGAAGAAATTATTAAAAATGCAACTGAAGAATCAATCAATGGGACTCGTACTGGAGATACAATAAGAGAAGTTCAAGCAATTCAAAGATATATTAAAAATGCTAAAAAGATAGTTATACCAAATAAAAATGGTATAAAAGTAAAAGTCATAAACAAAGTTTTAAATGAATATAACCTACCAAAAGCAGAATACTTAAAAATAAATACTAATTTTGCAGATTCAGATAGATATCCTGCAATTGCAAAAGGATTATTAGCTGTAGATCAGAGTGATGCAGACTTAATAATCGCAAGAGGTAGATTAGGATTACCTGGTTCTGGTTCACTTTTAATATTTATGGATAATAAAGGTAGAATTTTAACTAGTGGATCATCCCCTTCACATGCAATAAGTAAAATAAATATAGAAGACGCTGTCTATAATGAAACTGTAGAAGCCCTTGAAAAAATAGGTTTTTCCAAATCCCAAAAACAATAA
- a CDS encoding alpha/beta hydrolase family protein — translation MIEDFSCKLNNENINGLIYKPDDLKGKVPMVILSHGLSLNYTYMIPYAKKLLNYGIASVVFDFRGGGYDCKSDGKISEMSPLTEIDDLNCVIDNVKKLDFVDSNKLYLAGHSQGGLVSSLLAPSRSKDIAALFLFAPAYVIPDDTRNLTNMREDNVLNLMPEYLGEKYINDSLSINLYDDIKSYKKPVYIFHGKLDQRVPVSYAINADKAYDNSSLLIFDNEPHRFSDETKNIVVSKINDIIFK, via the coding sequence ATGATAGAAGATTTTAGTTGTAAACTTAATAATGAGAATATTAATGGATTAATTTATAAGCCAGATGATTTGAAAGGTAAAGTTCCAATGGTTATTTTATCTCATGGTTTATCTCTTAATTATACATATATGATTCCCTATGCTAAAAAACTCCTAAATTATGGAATTGCAAGTGTTGTATTTGATTTTAGAGGTGGAGGTTATGATTGTAAAAGTGATGGTAAAATAAGTGAAATGTCTCCACTTACTGAAATTGATGATTTAAATTGTGTAATAGATAATGTTAAAAAATTAGATTTTGTAGATTCTAACAAATTATATTTAGCAGGTCATAGTCAAGGTGGTCTTGTAAGTAGTCTTTTAGCTCCTAGCAGATCTAAAGATATTGCAGCATTATTTTTATTTGCACCAGCATATGTTATTCCTGATGATACACGTAATTTAACTAATATGCGTGAAGATAATGTTTTAAATTTAATGCCGGAATATCTAGGTGAAAAATATATTAATGATTCTTTAAGTATTAATCTTTATGATGATATTAAATCTTATAAAAAACCAGTTTATATATTTCATGGAAAATTAGATCAAAGAGTTCCTGTTTCATATGCAATTAATGCAGATAAAGCATATGATAATTCTTCTTTACTTATATTTGATAATGAACCTCATAGATTCTCAGATGAAACTAAAAATATTGTAGTATCTAAGATTAATGATATTATATTTAAATGA